A window of Synechococcales cyanobacterium CNB contains these coding sequences:
- the thiC gene encoding phosphomethylpyrimidine synthase ThiC, with protein sequence MLPTADPRFYLPAIGGNPGTTPNTTTPGSFANPPRVGTPWAYSSPDTPGMPPPSPYTAWDFLPEGWTIQSAPDHATGCAGHNHPDIGRFIRAVPAPNLKTRDAALTAPLTQLDHARLGLITPQMRRAAEREPHLTPEQVRDEVAAGRMVIPANFNHLRHRLDPMCIGRASRTKVNANMGASPISSGTAEELEKLDWAVRWGADTVMDLSTGGDLDECREAFCRHSTVPIGTVPIYSMIIGRRLEDLDEAAVLEMLERQAAQGVDYFTIHAGVRRAHLKYVRNRLIGIVSRGGSLLAKWMLHHNRENLMYDMWDDICELMRRHDVTFSIGDGLRPGGLADATDDAQLAELETLGELTERAWRHGVQVMIEGPGHVPFDQIEYNAKVQRRLCHGAPFYVLGPLVTDIFPGYDHITSCIGATAIAYHGASMLCYVTPKEHLGLPKRDDVKQGCIAYKIAAHAADVALGIPGTRDRDDQLTKARAALNWEKHFELAFDPDTARAYHDEDLDVDTDFCAMCGHDWCSVRISKEIQDFASGKAEGFERLGGRDGTTPGAPKRSAPLTPEQQEILRQRGVLTPDEIHKLAAKNKPSAAGHQAPDEGRAAAKLSCHSDYADAETAKRLQREHLVNVDVRPALGIAKEDRVI encoded by the coding sequence ATGCTCCCGACCGCTGACCCCCGCTTCTATCTCCCCGCGATCGGCGGCAATCCGGGGACTACGCCGAACACCACTACTCCGGGTTCGTTCGCAAATCCTCCGCGAGTCGGTACGCCCTGGGCCTACTCCTCCCCCGACACCCCCGGCATGCCTCCCCCCTCCCCCTACACCGCCTGGGACTTCCTCCCCGAAGGCTGGACCATTCAATCCGCACCCGACCACGCCACCGGCTGCGCGGGACACAACCACCCCGACATAGGCCGTTTCATTCGGGCTGTGCCTGCTCCCAACCTCAAGACGCGGGACGCAGCACTCACCGCTCCCCTCACCCAACTCGACCACGCCCGCCTCGGCCTCATCACCCCACAGATGCGCCGCGCCGCCGAGCGCGAGCCGCACCTCACGCCCGAGCAGGTCCGCGACGAGGTCGCCGCCGGCCGCATGGTCATCCCCGCCAACTTCAACCACCTCCGCCACCGCCTCGACCCCATGTGCATCGGCCGCGCCAGCCGAACCAAGGTCAACGCCAACATGGGCGCGTCCCCCATCTCCAGCGGCACCGCCGAGGAACTCGAGAAACTCGACTGGGCCGTCCGCTGGGGCGCGGACACCGTCATGGACCTCTCCACCGGCGGCGACCTCGACGAATGCCGCGAGGCCTTCTGCCGACATTCCACCGTTCCCATCGGCACCGTCCCCATCTACTCCATGATCATCGGCCGCCGACTGGAAGACCTCGACGAGGCCGCTGTCCTGGAGATGCTCGAACGCCAGGCCGCACAGGGCGTGGACTACTTCACCATCCACGCCGGCGTCCGTCGCGCGCACCTCAAGTACGTCCGCAACCGACTCATCGGCATCGTCTCGCGCGGAGGCTCCCTCCTCGCCAAGTGGATGCTCCACCACAACCGCGAAAACCTCATGTACGACATGTGGGACGACATCTGCGAACTGATGCGCCGCCACGACGTCACCTTCAGCATCGGCGACGGCCTCCGCCCCGGCGGACTCGCCGACGCCACCGACGACGCACAACTCGCCGAACTCGAAACACTCGGCGAACTCACCGAGCGCGCCTGGCGCCACGGCGTCCAGGTCATGATCGAAGGCCCCGGCCACGTCCCCTTCGACCAGATCGAGTACAACGCCAAAGTCCAGCGGCGACTCTGCCACGGCGCGCCCTTCTACGTCCTCGGACCCCTCGTCACCGACATCTTCCCCGGCTACGACCACATCACCTCCTGCATCGGCGCCACTGCCATCGCCTACCACGGCGCCAGCATGCTCTGCTATGTCACGCCCAAGGAGCACCTCGGCCTTCCCAAGCGCGATGACGTGAAGCAGGGCTGCATCGCCTACAAGATCGCCGCGCACGCCGCCGACGTCGCCCTCGGCATCCCCGGCACGCGCGACCGCGACGACCAGCTCACCAAGGCCCGCGCCGCCCTCAACTGGGAGAAGCACTTCGAGCTCGCCTTCGACCCCGACACCGCGCGCGCCTACCACGACGAAGACCTCGACGTCGATACCGACTTCTGCGCCATGTGCGGCCACGACTGGTGCTCCGTCCGGATCAGCAAGGAAATCCAGGACTTCGCCAGCGGAAAGGCCGAGGGCTTCGAACGCCTCGGCGGCCGCGACGGCACGACGCCCGGCGCGCCAAAGCGCTCCGCGCCACTCACCCCCGAACAACAGGAAATCCTCCGCCAACGAGGCGTCCTCACCCCCGACGAAATCCACAAACTCGCCGCCAAGAACAAGCCATCGGCCGCCGGGCATCAGGCACCAGACGAAGGGCGAGCCGCCGCCAAACTCTCCTGCCACAGCGACTACGCCGACGCCGAAACCGCCAAACGCCTCCAACGCGAACACCTTGTCAACGTGGACGTCCGCCCCGCCCTCGGCATCGCGAAGGAAGATCGGGTCATCTGA
- a CDS encoding prephenate dehydrogenase: protein MPNDPHTLAILGYGRFGAAVADLAESVGIRPIAFDAAAPVPAGRSADSLADLAQQARTILLAVPVPAIPAALRDLAPRLTPEHLVLDAGSVKLAPIAAMRSALGTRVSWIGTHPLFGPISLARNERPLRVVVCPNEQHPAARTRATALYESLGCEVIAQDADAHDRLMAETHALAFFIAKGLIDVRAGENAAFVPPSFHAMRAAVDAVRGDAGHLFSVIQRDNPYAPAARRALLDALERIHHSLAGHDPLDIPTP from the coding sequence ATGCCCAACGACCCGCACACCCTCGCCATCCTCGGCTACGGCCGCTTCGGCGCGGCCGTTGCCGACCTTGCGGAGTCCGTCGGCATTCGCCCCATCGCCTTCGATGCCGCCGCGCCTGTCCCCGCCGGCCGCAGCGCCGATTCACTCGCTGACCTCGCGCAGCAAGCACGGACCATCCTCCTCGCCGTGCCGGTCCCCGCGATCCCCGCCGCGCTCCGCGATCTCGCCCCGCGCCTGACGCCGGAGCATCTCGTCCTCGACGCCGGCAGCGTAAAACTCGCCCCTATAGCCGCGATGCGATCCGCGCTCGGCACGCGCGTCTCGTGGATCGGCACTCACCCGCTCTTCGGCCCCATCAGCCTCGCCCGCAACGAGCGTCCACTCCGCGTCGTCGTCTGTCCCAACGAACAGCACCCCGCCGCGCGCACCCGCGCCACCGCCCTCTATGAAAGCCTCGGCTGCGAGGTCATCGCGCAGGACGCGGACGCCCACGACCGGCTCATGGCCGAAACGCACGCCCTCGCCTTCTTCATCGCCAAGGGACTCATCGACGTCCGCGCCGGCGAGAACGCGGCCTTCGTCCCTCCCTCCTTCCACGCCATGCGCGCCGCCGTCGATGCCGTCCGAGGCGACGCAGGCCATCTCTTCTCCGTCATCCAGCGCGACAACCCCTACGCCCCCGCCGCGCGCCGAGCCCTCCTCGACGCCCTCGAACGAATCCACCACTCTCTCGCTGGCCACGACCCCCTCGACATCCCCACTCCGTAA
- a CDS encoding peptidylprolyl isomerase A, translated as MVVAAACALGCASGGKTGGAGGATRVALETTKGRIVLELDGERAPISTANFLRYVDERAYDGTIFHRVVAGFVIQGGGHTADLTELPSHEPIVNEWGNGLKNERGTIGMARETEPDSATRQWYINLADNARLDIAREVSGNAGYAVFGRVVEGMDVVDAIAGIATREVSEDFQNVPAETVTVKRARRVRP; from the coding sequence ATGGTGGTGGCGGCGGCGTGCGCGCTCGGGTGCGCATCGGGCGGGAAGACCGGCGGCGCGGGGGGGGCGACGCGCGTCGCGCTCGAGACCACGAAGGGGAGGATCGTGCTCGAACTGGACGGGGAGCGGGCGCCGATCTCGACGGCGAACTTCCTGCGGTATGTGGACGAGCGGGCGTACGACGGGACGATCTTTCACCGTGTGGTGGCAGGGTTCGTGATCCAGGGCGGCGGGCACACGGCGGACCTGACGGAACTGCCGTCGCACGAGCCGATCGTGAACGAGTGGGGGAACGGGCTGAAGAACGAGCGCGGGACGATCGGGATGGCGCGCGAGACGGAGCCGGACTCGGCGACGCGGCAGTGGTACATCAACCTGGCGGACAACGCTCGGCTTGACATCGCGCGCGAAGTGAGCGGGAACGCGGGGTACGCGGTCTTCGGGCGTGTGGTGGAGGGGATGGACGTGGTGGACGCCATCGCGGGGATCGCGACGCGGGAGGTGTCGGAGGACTTCCAGAACGTGCCGGCGGAGACGGTGACGGTGAAGCGAGCGCGGCGGGTCAGACCGTAG